Proteins found in one Quercus robur chromosome 2, dhQueRobu3.1, whole genome shotgun sequence genomic segment:
- the LOC126712514 gene encoding uncharacterized protein LOC126712514, whose amino-acid sequence MFTYTRYANAIFYSPTTFTFSRNSCRLQSLSVLISHPFRPRKQNPNPNPRYQRYFKFKAFPSFSSSSSSSSFSSIHSSMGSLCALDETLQYPVARRDESVVDDYHGVKISDPYRWLEDPDAEEVKEFVQKQVKLTESVLEKCETRGKLREKITKLFDHPRYDAPFRRGDKYFYFHNTGLQAQSVLYVQDSLDGEPEVLLDPNALSEEGTIALNTYSVSEDAKYLGYALSASGSDWVTIKVMRVEDKKVEADTISWVKFSSIVWTHDSKGFFYSRYPAPKEGENVDAGTETNSNLNHELYYHFLGTDQSEDILCWRDPENPKYTFGASVTDDGKYVLLYIDEGCDPVNKFYYCDLSTLPNGLVGLKGKNDLLPFIKLVDDFDAQYHEIANDDTLFTFLTNKDAPKYKLVRVDLKDPTVWTDVIQEAEKDVLESARAVNGNQMIVSYLSDVKYVLQVRDLKSGSLLHQLPIDIGSVSGISARRKDKVVFFGFTSFLSPGIIYQCNLETEVPSLKIFRETVVPGFDRSEFNVDQVFVPSKDGTKIPAFIVARKNILLDGSHPCLLYGYGGFNISLTPSFSVGRLVLTRHLGAVFCIANIRGGGEYGEEWHKAGSLAKKQNCFDDFISVGEYLISARYTQPRKLCIEGGSNGGLLVGACVNQRPDLFGCVLAHVGVMDMLRFHKFTIGHAWTSDFGCSEKEEEFHWIIKYSPLHNVKRPWEQHPDQPTQYPPIMLLTADHDDRVVPLHSLKLLATMQYLLCTSLEKSPQTNPIIGRIECKAGHGAGRPTQKLIDEAADRYGFMAKMLDASWTD is encoded by the exons ATGTTCACATACACTCGTTACGCCAATGCCATTTTCTATTCCCCAACGACTTTCACTTTCTCTCGAAATTCTTGCCGCCTCCAAAGTCTATCTGTATTAATAAGTCACCCCTTCCGTCCAcgcaaacaaaacccaaacccaaacccaaggTACCAACGTTACTTCAAATTCAAagcttttccttccttttcttcttcatcttcttcttcctcattttCCTCAATCCATTCTTCAATGGGATCGCTTTGTGCCCTAGACGAAACGTTACAGTACCCGGTAGCTCGTAGAGACGAGTCCGTCGTCGATGACTACCACGGCGTTAAAATCTCCGACCCTTATCGATG GCTTGAAGATCCTGATGCAGAGGAAGTGAAAGAGTTTGTGCAAAAGCAAGTGAAATTGACAGAATCGGTGCTTGAGAAATGCGAGACGAGAGGGAAGCTTCGCGAGAAGATTACGAAGCTCTTTGATCATCCACGTTACGATGCGCCTTTTAGGCGAGGAGACAAGTACTTTTACTTCCACAACACTGGCCTCCAAGCCCAAAGCGTCCTCTATGTACAG GATAGTTTGGATGGAGAACCTGAGGTTTTGCTGGATCCAAATGCGCTTAGTGAAGAGGGAACTATAGCTTTGAACACGTATTCGGTTAGTGAAGATGCTAAATACTTGGGTTATGCGCTTAGTGCTAGCGGTAGCGATTGGGTGACAATCAAAGTAATGCGTGTTGAGGATAAGAAAGTTGAAGCTGATACTATATCATGG GTTAAGTTTTCTTCCATTGTTTGGACTCATGATAGCAAAGGGTTTTTCTACAGCCGATATCCTGCTCCCAA AGAGGGAGAAAATGTAGATGCTGGAACGGAGACCAATTCTAACCTTAATCATGAGCTATACTATCATTTCTTGGGAACGGATCAGTCGGAAGATATTTTATGTTGGAGAGATCCTGAAAACCCTAAATACACGTTTGGAGCCAGTGTTACAGATGATGGGAAG TATGTTCTTCTGTACATCGACGAGGGTTGTGACCCTgtgaacaaattttattactgCGACTTGTCTACCCTTCCTAATGGGCTTGTAGgtttgaaggggaaaaatgaCTTGCTCCCATTTATTAAGCTTGTTGATGACTTTGATGCACAATACCATGAAATTGCAAATGATGACACCTTGTTTACTTTCTTGACAAATAAAGATGCTCCAAAATATAAGTTAGTTCGAGTGGATCTGAAGGACCCAACCGTTTGGACTGATGTTATCCAAGAAGCCGAAAAGGATGTACTTGAATCAGCTCGTGCTGTCAATGGTAACCAAATGATTGTGAGTTACCTGAGTGATGTTAAGTATGTTCTTCAGGTAAGGGACTTGAAATCAGGTTCCTTGCTACATCAATTACCCATTGACATTGGGTCAGTTAGTGGGATTTCTGCAAGGCGTAAAGATAAAGTGGTCTTTTTTGGTTTTACTAGCTTTCTTTCCCCTGGTATCATTTATCAGTGCAATTTAGAAACTGAGGTGCCCAGTTTGAAGATATTTCGAGAAACTGTTGTTCCTGGGTTTGATCGCTCGGAGTTCAATGTTGATCAG GTTTTTGTGCCTAGTAAGGATGGTACCAAGATACCAGCGTTCATTGTGGCCAGAAAGAATATTCTATTGGATGGATCACACCCTTGTTTGTTATATGGATATGGTGGATTTAACATTAGTCTTACTCCATCATTCAGCGTTGGTCGCCTTGTACTCACAAGGCATCTAGGTGCTGTTTTTTGCATAGCAAACATCCGTGGCGGTGGGGAGTATGGAGAGGAATGGCATAAAGCAGGCTCACTTGCAAAGAAGCAGAATTGCTTTGATGACTTCATTTCTGTTGGTGAATACCTTATATCTGCTCGTTATACCCAGCCCAGAAAGTTGTGTATTGAAGGTGGAAGCAATGGTGGGCTTCTTGTTGGGGCTTGTGTGAATCAG AGACCTGATCTTTTTGGTTGTGTGTTGGCTCATGTTGGTGTTATGGACATGCTACGATTCCACAAGTTTACCATAG GCCATGCGTGGACTTCTGATTTTGGTTGTTCAGAGAAGGAGGAAGAATTCCATTGGATAATCAA gtATTCTCCACTGCATAATGTCAAGAGACCTTGGGAACAGCACCCGGATCAACCAACCCAATACCCACCCATAATGTTATTGACCGCTGATCATGATGATAGGGTTGTGCCTTTGCATTCATTGAAGTTATTGGCG ACCATGCAGTATCTTCTGTGCACAAGCTTAGAGAAGAGCCCCCAGACCAATCCTATTATCGGTCGCATTGAGTGTAAGGCAGGACATGGAGCTGGACGTCCTACACAGAAATTG ATTGATGAAGCTGCTGATCGGTATGGTTTTATGGCTAAGATGTTGGATGCATCATGGACTGACTAA
- the LOC126712516 gene encoding uncharacterized protein LOC126712516: MGSLCFLDEPLHYPVARRDESVVDDYHGVKIADPYRWLEDPDAEEVKEFVEEQVKLTESVLEKCETREKLREKITKLYDHPRYGAPFKRGGKYFYFHNTGLQAQSVLYVQDSLDGEPEVLLDPNALSEDGTVSLSSLSISEDAKYLAYGLSASGSDWVTINVMRVEDKKVEADTLSWVKFSTISWTHDGKGFFYCRYPAPKEGENVDAGTETNSNLYQEVYYHFLGSDQSEDILCWRDPENPKYRFRASVTHDGKYVLLYIKKDSGLVNKFYYCDFSDLPNGLVGLKGKKALLPFIKLIDEFDAFYDAIANDDTLFTFRTNKDAPKYKLIRVDLKEPTVWTDVLQEDEKDVLESACAVNGNQMIVSYLSDVKYVLQTRDLKSGSFLHQLPIDIGTVYGISARRTDNVVFIGFTSFLSPGIIYQCNLETEVPNMKIFREIVVPGFDRSEFHVDQVFVPSKDGTKIPVFIVARKNILLDGSHSCLLYGYGGFNISITPSFSVGRIVLIRHLGAVFCIANIRGGGEYGEEWHKAGSHAKKQNCFDDFISAAEYLISSGYTQPRKLCIEGGSNGGLLVGACINQRPDLFGCALAHVGVMDMLRYHKFTIGHSWTSDYGCSDKEEEFYWLIKYSPLHNIRRPWEQHLDLPSQYPSTMLLTADHDDRVVPLHSLKLLATMQYVLCTSLEKSPQTNPIIGRIEGKAGHGAGRPTQKLIDGDVDRYGFMAKMLDASWID; the protein is encoded by the exons atgGGTTCGCTTTGTTTTCTAGATGAACCCTTGCACTACCCTGTTGCTCGCAGAGACGAGTCCGTCGTCGACGACTACCACGGCGTTAAGATCGCCGACCCTTATCGCTG GCTGGAGGATCCTGACGCAGAGGAAGTGAAAGAGTTTGTGGAAGAGCAGGTGAAATTGACAGAGTCGGTGCTCGAGAAATGCGAGACGAGAGAGAAGCTTCGCGAGAAGATTACGAAGCTCTATGATCACCCGCGTTATGGCGCGCCTTTTAAGCGTGGAGGCAAGTACTTTTACTTCCACAACACTGGCCTCCAAGCCCAGAGCGTCCTCTACGTACAG GATAGTTTGGATGGAGAGCCTGAGGTTTTGCTGGACCCAAATGCGCTTAGTGAAGATGGAACTGTCTCTTTGAGCTCGCTTTCAATTAGTGAGGATGCTAAATACTTGGCCTATGGGCTTAGTGCTAGCGGTAGCGATTGGGTGACAATTAATGTAATGCGGGTTGAGGATAAGAAAGTTGAGGCTGATACATTATCATGG GTTAAGTTTTCGACTATTAGTTGGACACATGATGGCAAAGGGTTTTTCTACTGTCGATATCCTGCTCCCAA AGAGGGAGAAAATGTAGATGCTGGGACAGAGACCAATTCTAACCTTTATCAGGAGGTATACTATCATTTCTTGGGTTCAGATCAATCTGAAGATATTTTATGCTGGAGAGATCCTGAAAACCCTAAATACAGGTTCAGAGCCAGTGTTACACATGATGGGAAG TATGTTCTCCTGTACATCAAAAAGGATTCTGGCCTTgtcaataaattttattattgtgaCTTTTCTGATCTTCCTAATGGGCTTGTGGGTTTGAAGGGAAAGAAAGCCTTGCTCCCGTTTATTAAGCTTATTGATGAATTTGATGCTTTTTACGATGCCATTGCAAATGATGATACTTTGTTTACCTTTCGGACAAATAAAGATGCTCCAAAATATAAGTTAATCCGAGTAGATCTGAAGGAACCAACTGTTTGGACTGATGTTCTCCAAGAAGACGAAAAGGATGTACTTGAATCAGCTTGTGCTGTTAATGGTAACCAAATGATTGTGAGTTACCTGAGTGATGTTAAGTATGTTCTACAGACAAGGGACTTGAAATCAGGTTCCTTTCTACATCAATTACCCATTGACATTGGGACAGTCTATGGGATTTCTGCAAGGCGCACAGACAATGTGGTTTTTATTGGGTTTACTAGCTTTCTTAGCCCTGGAATTATTTATCAGTGTAATTTAGAAACTGAGGTTCCCAATATGAAGATATTTCGTGAAATTGTTGTTCCTGGGTTTGATCGCTCAGAGTTCCATGTTGATCAG GTTTTTGTGCCTAGTAAGGATGGTACCAAGATACCAGTGTTCATTGTGGCAAGAAAGAATATTCTTTTGGATGGATCACACTCTTGTTTGTTATATGGATATGGTGGATTTAACATTAGCATTACACCATCATTCAGTGTTGGTCGTATTGTACTCATAAGGCATCTAGGTGCTGTTTTCTGCATAGCAAACATTCGTGGTGGTGGAGAATATGGAGAGGAATGGCATAAAGCAGGCTCACATGCAAAGAAGCAGAATTGCTTTGATGACTTCATTTCTGCCGCTGAATATCTTATATCTTCTGGCTATACCCAACCCAGAAAGTTGTGTATTGAAGGTGGAAGCAATGGTGGGCTTCTTGTTGGGGCTTGCATAAATCAG AGACCTGATCTTTTTGGTTGTGCTTTGGCTCATGTTGGTGTTATGGACATGCTGCGATATCATAAGTTTACTATAG GCCATTCATGGACTTCTGATTATGGTTGTTCAGACAAGGAGGAAGAATTTTACTGGCTAATCAA gTATTCTCCACTACATAATATCAGGAGACCTTGGGAACAGCATCTGGATCTACCTTCCCAGTATCCATCCACAATGTTATTGACTGCTGATCATGATGATAGGGTTGTGCCATTGCACTCATTGAAGTTACTAGCG ACCATGCAATATGTTCTGTGCACAAGCTTGGAGAAAAGCCCCCAGACCAATCCTATTATTGGTCGCATTGAGGGTAAGGCAGGACATGGAGCTGGACGTCCTACACAGAAATTG ATTGATGGAGATGTTGACCGTTATGGTTTTATGGCTAAGATGTTGGATGCATCATGGATTGACTAG